In Neisseria brasiliensis, the following proteins share a genomic window:
- the tnpA gene encoding IS200/IS605 family transposase, whose protein sequence is MEKETDLRRGRHVVFNLHVHLVFVAKYRRKVFTKEILDDMRGIFESVCTDFEAQLVEFDGEDDHVHLLVNYPPKVSISKLVNSLKGVSSRMIRQKNYPSIKQKLWGGALWSPSYFAGSCGGAPITIIRQYIEQQKTPD, encoded by the coding sequence ATGGAAAAAGAAACTGATTTAAGACGTGGTCGGCACGTTGTTTTTAATCTTCATGTACATTTGGTATTTGTCGCAAAATATCGCCGAAAAGTGTTCACAAAAGAAATTTTGGACGATATGCGCGGTATTTTTGAGAGCGTCTGCACCGATTTTGAAGCGCAACTGGTGGAATTTGACGGCGAAGATGACCATGTTCATTTACTTGTGAACTATCCGCCCAAAGTGTCTATTTCAAAACTGGTGAACAGCTTGAAAGGTGTATCTAGCCGCATGATTAGACAGAAAAATTATCCAAGCATCAAACAAAAATTATGGGGCGGTGCGTTGTGGTCGCCGTCTTATTTTGCAGGTAGCTGTGGTGGTGCGCCGATTACGATTATTCGGCAGTATATTGAACAGCAGAAAACGCCTGATTAA
- a CDS encoding TIGR00645 family protein, with the protein MSEHTHEPHTPPPHQSYRPQPQRNFLGSLIFASRWLQLPIYLGLAVVQAIYAYKFLKLLWHLVVNLNQMDDNTIMLTILNLIDVVMIANLLVMVLIGGYETFVSRLRVDDHPDQPEWLSHVNASVLKVKLSMSIISISSIHLLQTFINAANLTEKQMMWQFIIHMGFLVSAVAMAWTDKIVYSTSHKHH; encoded by the coding sequence ATGAGCGAACACACACACGAACCACACACTCCGCCACCACACCAGTCCTACCGACCTCAGCCACAGCGTAATTTCTTGGGCAGCCTGATTTTTGCCAGCCGCTGGCTGCAACTGCCGATTTATTTGGGCTTGGCAGTAGTGCAAGCCATTTACGCCTATAAATTCTTGAAATTGCTGTGGCATTTGGTGGTCAACCTGAACCAAATGGACGACAACACCATCATGCTGACGATTCTCAACCTAATTGACGTGGTGATGATCGCCAATCTGTTGGTGATGGTGTTGATTGGCGGCTACGAAACCTTTGTTTCACGGCTGCGCGTTGATGACCACCCCGACCAGCCCGAATGGCTCAGCCATGTGAATGCTTCGGTATTGAAAGTGAAGCTGTCGATGTCAATTATCAGCATTTCATCGATTCATTTGCTGCAAACCTTCATCAATGCCGCCAACCTCACTGAAAAACAAATGATGTGGCAATTCATTATTCACATGGGCTTCTTGGTTTCCGCCGTCGCCATGGCGTGGACCGATAAGATTGTGTACAGCACCTCACACAAACACCATTGA
- a CDS encoding c-type cytochrome: MRNLTLFLLISGIGLTACSPNNTSQTEQAKPIEPAASAVATAPEAVKASAPAAPAKTETIKVTLVDVKTIPEGAEGDAIRDGLDIATRTALRVPDHVGNHLNCTSCHLGNGSTPYAAPWNGVPALFPLYRARSGKVDTIEERINGCFMRSMNGKPLADDSTEMRNLIAYMTWLSKDIPPGHSPEGRGFVEIDKNLVPNRVNGKAIFEQKCVVCHGEQGEGMLQPGNSGYIYPAVAGKNSFNDGAGMARTYTAAAFIKGNMPFGQPNSLTDQEAVDVADFMSHMDRPVFAHKHKDWPKGDAPKDVRR, translated from the coding sequence ATGCGGAACCTTACCCTATTTTTGCTGATTTCCGGTATCGGCTTAACGGCCTGCAGCCCAAACAACACCAGCCAAACCGAGCAAGCGAAGCCAATCGAACCAGCGGCTTCTGCCGTGGCTACCGCGCCCGAAGCTGTCAAAGCTTCCGCACCCGCTGCACCGGCCAAAACCGAAACCATCAAAGTGACCTTGGTTGATGTCAAAACCATTCCGGAAGGCGCTGAAGGCGATGCCATTCGCGATGGTTTGGATATTGCCACCCGCACCGCTCTGCGCGTTCCCGACCACGTCGGCAACCACTTAAACTGCACCAGTTGCCACTTGGGCAACGGCTCTACGCCTTACGCCGCACCGTGGAACGGCGTACCGGCCTTGTTCCCACTATACCGCGCACGCAGCGGCAAAGTGGACACCATCGAAGAGCGCATCAATGGCTGCTTTATGCGCTCGATGAACGGCAAACCTTTGGCAGACGACAGCACCGAAATGCGCAATCTGATTGCCTACATGACTTGGCTTTCTAAAGACATCCCGCCCGGACACAGCCCCGAAGGCCGCGGCTTTGTTGAAATCGATAAAAATTTGGTGCCAAACCGTGTCAACGGTAAAGCCATTTTTGAACAAAAATGCGTGGTTTGTCACGGCGAACAAGGCGAAGGCATGTTGCAGCCGGGTAACAGCGGCTATATCTACCCTGCCGTTGCCGGTAAAAATTCCTTCAACGACGGCGCCGGCATGGCGCGCACATACACTGCCGCCGCGTTTATCAAAGGCAATATGCCGTTTGGCCAACCCAACAGCCTGACCGACCAAGAAGCGGTTGACGTAGCCGATTTCATGAGCCACATGGATCGACCGGTGTTTGCCCACAAACACAAAGACTGGCCAAAAGGCGATGCGCCAAAAGATGTACGCCGTTGA
- a CDS encoding paraquat-inducible protein A, whose translation MKLFPTYRRWWRFKSFRNDATLPAHTVDCPDCGSRTDIPRLQQGQEAHCPTCNHELVQVEKNPYIAPLAYATTSLILMAFVYTMLFMKIEMIGVVSILTLPEMMRLLVLQEFGFLAEVMFILTFGTPLLFLLMCVYVYSALVMEKMLPALFYCTRVLVRLRHWIMVDVFFVSTLVAYIKLSSVSEVTFGPAFYLMLVLAVMLIRTSVSIPQHWVYYKIHRILGHNAVQTASEDKICCSRCLYFRDAGEQTCGVCGADLYRRRPYSLRISLCFLIAAAILYVPANLLPIMISSNPTALEINTIMSGIIYMWHDGDKLIAAIIFSASILVPVLKIVAMAVLIASAYFKPPLDAPWMSVMYRITESVGRWSMIDIFVIIILMSAFHTNMARVVPGEAAVYFCLVVLLTMLSAYFFDPRLIWDKVSDGHNEYER comes from the coding sequence ATGAAACTGTTTCCGACCTACCGACGCTGGTGGCGTTTTAAATCGTTCCGCAACGATGCCACTTTACCGGCGCACACGGTGGATTGTCCAGATTGCGGTAGCCGCACCGACATTCCGCGTTTGCAGCAGGGGCAGGAAGCGCATTGCCCGACGTGCAATCATGAGCTGGTTCAGGTCGAAAAAAATCCCTACATTGCGCCATTGGCCTATGCGACCACATCGCTGATTTTAATGGCTTTTGTGTACACCATGCTGTTTATGAAAATCGAGATGATCGGGGTGGTGTCGATTTTGACTTTGCCGGAAATGATGCGGCTGCTGGTGTTGCAGGAATTCGGTTTCTTGGCCGAAGTGATGTTTATTCTGACATTCGGCACGCCCTTGCTGTTTTTGCTGATGTGTGTGTATGTGTATTCGGCATTGGTCATGGAAAAAATGCTGCCGGCGTTGTTTTATTGCACGCGCGTACTGGTACGCTTGCGGCATTGGATTATGGTCGATGTGTTTTTTGTGTCGACACTGGTGGCGTATATTAAATTATCGTCGGTGTCGGAAGTGACATTCGGGCCGGCTTTTTATCTGATGCTGGTGTTGGCGGTGATGCTGATTCGCACATCGGTGTCGATTCCGCAGCACTGGGTTTATTATAAAATTCATCGCATTTTAGGCCATAATGCTGTTCAGACGGCCTCTGAAGATAAAATCTGCTGCAGCCGCTGCCTGTATTTTCGCGATGCCGGCGAGCAGACCTGCGGCGTGTGCGGTGCGGATTTATACCGCCGCCGTCCGTATAGTTTGCGTATTTCGCTGTGTTTTCTAATCGCGGCGGCAATTTTGTATGTGCCGGCGAATTTGCTGCCGATTATGATTTCGTCCAACCCGACCGCGCTGGAAATCAACACCATCATGAGCGGCATCATTTATATGTGGCACGATGGTGATAAGCTGATTGCGGCGATTATTTTCAGCGCCAGTATTTTGGTACCGGTGTTGAAGATTGTGGCGATGGCGGTGTTGATTGCCTCTGCCTATTTCAAGCCGCCACTTGATGCGCCTTGGATGTCGGTGATGTATCGGATTACCGAATCGGTCGGCCGCTGGTCGATGATTGATATTTTTGTGATTATTATTTTGATGAGCGCGTTTCACACCAATATGGCACGGGTGGTGCCGGGAGAAGCCGCTGTGTATTTCTGCTTGGTGGTCTTGCTCACCATGCTTTCTGCTTATTTTTTCGATCCGCGCCTGATTTGGGACAAAGTTTCAGACGGCCATAATGAATATGAACGATAA
- a CDS encoding PqiC family protein, translated as MRLLALTCAVLLAACSTPQSTRYFVLPDSQYTQPRQGSEMAVRVYLAEPLNQGGLVYQTDAHHLNFAKNHLWASSLDSALANSLSNKLNRLNRQYTFIPSGRSQSSQVLKVYIEAFNGSYQGQTVVSGYALWPNGQSKPFHVETPQQGDGYAAMVDSLETGLNRAVELMAY; from the coding sequence ATGCGCCTTTTAGCCTTAACTTGCGCCGTGTTGCTCGCCGCCTGCAGCACGCCGCAAAGCACCCGATATTTCGTGCTGCCCGACAGCCAATACACCCAGCCGCGCCAAGGCAGCGAAATGGCGGTAAGAGTGTATCTGGCCGAGCCGTTGAACCAAGGCGGGCTGGTGTATCAGACTGATGCGCATCACTTGAATTTTGCCAAAAACCATTTGTGGGCAAGCTCGCTCGATAGCGCATTAGCCAATAGTTTGAGCAACAAACTCAACCGCTTAAACCGCCAATACACCTTTATCCCTTCCGGCCGCAGTCAAAGCAGCCAAGTGTTGAAAGTGTATATCGAAGCGTTCAATGGCAGCTACCAAGGCCAAACCGTGGTCAGCGGCTACGCACTGTGGCCGAACGGGCAAAGCAAGCCTTTCCATGTCGAAACGCCGCAGCAGGGCGATGGTTATGCGGCCATGGTCGATTCCTTGGAAACCGGCTTGAACCGCGCTGTTGAATTAATGGCTTATTAA
- a CDS encoding IS1595-like element ISNme3 family transposase, whose product MKLKNKYQKFSKISEQKFREIIRCFALDLTASDTAKMTGISVRSINPIFLKIRHRIAALCEQSSPLSGVVELDESYFGARRIRGKRGRGASGKTIVFGILKRNGVVYTEIVPDASKASLIKVIRGHISADSEINTDGWKAYDGLVDMGYEKHYRVHHGSNEFARGKQHINGIESFWSYAKGRLAKFHGISKEMFYLHLKETEFRFNHRHEDLGKILMKMLRNNPI is encoded by the coding sequence ATGAAACTAAAAAATAAGTATCAAAAGTTCAGCAAAATTTCAGAGCAAAAGTTTAGAGAAATAATCCGCTGTTTCGCTCTTGATTTGACCGCTTCCGATACTGCTAAAATGACCGGCATTAGTGTACGCAGTATCAATCCTATTTTCCTGAAAATCAGACACAGGATTGCTGCTCTGTGCGAACAAAGCTCACCACTGTCCGGTGTGGTCGAATTAGATGAATCTTACTTTGGTGCGCGACGTATCAGGGGTAAGCGCGGTCGCGGAGCGTCAGGTAAAACCATCGTATTTGGCATACTGAAACGCAATGGCGTGGTCTATACGGAAATCGTTCCCGACGCTTCGAAAGCCTCACTAATCAAGGTCATACGTGGTCACATATCTGCTGACAGTGAAATCAATACTGACGGCTGGAAAGCATATGACGGTCTTGTCGATATGGGCTATGAGAAGCATTACCGTGTCCATCATGGTTCCAATGAGTTTGCTCGAGGAAAGCAACATATCAATGGTATTGAATCTTTTTGGAGTTATGCTAAGGGGCGTTTGGCTAAATTTCATGGTATTTCCAAAGAGATGTTTTATCTGCATCTTAAAGAAACGGAGTTTAGGTTTAACCACCGGCATGAAGATTTAGGTAAAATATTAATGAAGATGCTTCGAAATAACCCAATTTAA
- a CDS encoding NAD-dependent succinate-semialdehyde dehydrogenase: MQLNDPHLLKNLCYINGQWLPAKSGQTILITNPANGKIVGEVPDMGEQEAREAVDAAYAALPEWSAQTAQERSRILRRWFDLMMEHQDDLAMILTMEQGKPLAEAKGEIAYGASYIEWFAEEAKRVYGDTIPAVSADQRVQVIRQPVGVCAAITPWNFPNAMITRKVAPALAAGCTFVIRPASKTPLSALAIIELAERAGIPKGVLNIITGSSRDIGGVLTQDTRVRKFSFTGSTEIGRKLMAQCADSVKKISLELGGNAPFIVLDDAEIDEAVKGAVASKFRNAGQTCVCANRFYVQDGVYEEFVEKFTAAVQKLTVGNGWEDGTDIGPLIDEEAVKKVKEFIDDAQQKGGKLLWGGGSDGLFMQPAVLRDATQDMKFAKEEIFGPLAPVFRFSHDEEAIKFANDTEFGLAAYLYSRDIGRITHTQEALEYGMVAVNTGGLSNVAAPFGGIKQSGIGREGSKYGMDDYLEMKYIVTAGVSR, from the coding sequence ATGCAACTCAACGACCCACACTTATTGAAAAACCTGTGTTACATCAACGGCCAATGGTTACCGGCAAAAAGCGGCCAAACCATACTCATCACCAATCCGGCTAATGGGAAAATCGTCGGCGAAGTGCCCGACATGGGCGAACAAGAAGCGCGCGAAGCGGTCGATGCCGCCTATGCCGCGTTGCCCGAATGGTCGGCGCAAACCGCGCAAGAGCGCAGCCGCATTTTGCGCCGCTGGTTTGATTTGATGATGGAACACCAAGACGATTTGGCCATGATTCTGACCATGGAACAAGGCAAGCCTTTGGCCGAAGCGAAAGGCGAAATCGCTTACGGCGCGTCGTATATCGAGTGGTTTGCCGAAGAAGCCAAACGCGTTTATGGCGACACCATTCCGGCGGTATCCGCCGACCAACGCGTGCAGGTCATCCGCCAACCGGTCGGCGTGTGCGCCGCGATTACGCCTTGGAATTTCCCCAACGCCATGATTACGCGCAAAGTCGCGCCCGCGCTGGCCGCCGGCTGCACGTTCGTCATCCGCCCTGCGTCCAAAACGCCGCTTTCTGCGTTAGCGATTATTGAATTGGCCGAACGCGCAGGTATTCCGAAAGGCGTGTTGAACATCATTACCGGCTCATCGCGCGACATCGGCGGCGTGTTGACGCAAGACACACGCGTGCGCAAATTCAGCTTTACCGGCTCGACTGAAATCGGCCGCAAACTGATGGCACAATGCGCCGACAGCGTGAAAAAAATCTCGTTGGAATTGGGTGGCAATGCGCCGTTTATCGTATTGGATGATGCCGAAATCGACGAAGCAGTCAAAGGCGCGGTAGCGAGCAAATTCCGCAATGCCGGACAAACCTGCGTCTGCGCCAACCGCTTTTATGTGCAAGACGGCGTGTATGAAGAATTTGTCGAAAAATTCACCGCCGCCGTGCAAAAACTCACCGTCGGCAACGGCTGGGAAGACGGTACCGACATCGGCCCGCTGATTGATGAAGAAGCGGTGAAAAAAGTCAAAGAATTCATCGATGATGCACAGCAAAAAGGCGGTAAATTATTGTGGGGCGGCGGTTCAGACGGCCTGTTTATGCAGCCTGCCGTATTGCGCGATGCCACGCAGGACATGAAGTTTGCCAAAGAAGAAATCTTCGGCCCGCTCGCGCCGGTGTTCCGTTTCAGCCACGATGAAGAAGCGATCAAATTCGCCAACGACACCGAATTCGGCTTGGCCGCCTATCTCTACAGTCGCGACATCGGCCGTATCACTCACACCCAAGAAGCCTTGGAATACGGCATGGTCGCAGTGAATACCGGCGGTTTATCTAACGTAGCTGCGCCGTTTGGCGGCATCAAACAATCGGGCATCGGCCGCGAAGGCTCGAAATACGGCATGGATGATTATCTGGAAATGAAATACATCGTCACTGCTGGCGTGAGCCGCTAA
- a CDS encoding peptide chain release factor 3, whose amino-acid sequence MSNIPEQVRHRRTFAIISHPDAGKTTLTEKLLLFSGAIQSAGTVKGKKTGKFATSDWMDIEKQRGISVASSVMQFDYNDHTVNLLDTPGHQDFSEDTYRVLTAVDSALMVIDAAKGVEAQTIKLLNVCRLRNTPIVTFMNKYDREVRDSLELLDEVENILKIRCAPVTWPIGMGKNFKGVYHILNDEVYLFEAGGERLPHEFDVIKGIDNPELESRFPLEIQQLRDEIELVQAASNEFDLEEFLAGELTPVFFGSAINNFGIQEILNSLIDWAPAPQGRDATVRVVEPTEEKFSGFVFKIQANMDPKHRDRIAFLRVCSGKFERGMKMKHLRINRDIAASSVVTFMSHDRELVEEAYAGDIIGIPNHGNIQIGDSFSEGEQLAFTGIPFFAPELFRSVRIKNPLKIKQLQKGLQQLGEEGAVQVFKPQSGADLILGAVGVLQFEVVTSRLAAEYGVEAVFDNASIWSARWVSCDDKKKLAEFEKANAGNLAIDAGGNLAYLAPNRVNLGLTQERWPDIVFHETREHAVNLNA is encoded by the coding sequence ATGTCGAATATCCCCGAACAAGTGCGCCACCGCCGCACTTTTGCCATCATTTCCCACCCCGATGCGGGTAAAACCACGCTAACCGAAAAGCTGTTGTTGTTCTCAGGTGCGATTCAAAGCGCCGGTACAGTGAAAGGCAAGAAAACCGGCAAATTCGCCACCTCCGACTGGATGGACATCGAAAAACAACGCGGCATTTCCGTGGCCTCATCGGTGATGCAGTTCGACTACAACGACCACACCGTCAACCTGCTCGACACCCCAGGCCACCAAGACTTCTCGGAAGATACCTACCGCGTATTGACCGCGGTTGACAGTGCCTTGATGGTAATTGATGCCGCCAAAGGCGTGGAAGCACAAACGATTAAACTCTTAAACGTCTGCCGCCTGCGCAACACGCCGATTGTCACGTTTATGAACAAATACGACCGTGAAGTGCGCGATTCGTTGGAATTGCTCGACGAGGTGGAAAACATCTTAAAAATTCGCTGTGCACCCGTGACTTGGCCGATCGGCATGGGCAAAAACTTCAAAGGCGTGTATCACATTCTGAATGACGAAGTGTATCTGTTCGAAGCCGGCGGCGAGCGTTTGCCGCACGAATTCGACGTGATTAAAGGCATCGACAACCCTGAGCTGGAAAGCCGTTTTCCTTTGGAAATCCAACAGTTGCGCGATGAAATCGAATTGGTGCAAGCCGCGTCTAACGAGTTTGATTTGGAAGAATTTTTGGCGGGCGAACTCACGCCGGTATTCTTCGGCTCGGCGATCAACAATTTCGGCATCCAAGAAATCTTAAATTCCTTAATCGACTGGGCGCCCGCACCGCAAGGCCGCGATGCCACCGTGCGCGTGGTTGAACCGACCGAAGAAAAATTCTCCGGTTTCGTGTTTAAAATTCAAGCCAATATGGACCCGAAACACCGCGACCGTATCGCCTTTTTGCGCGTATGCTCCGGCAAATTCGAGCGCGGCATGAAGATGAAACACCTGCGCATCAACCGCGACATCGCCGCCTCCAGCGTGGTGACGTTTATGTCGCACGACCGCGAATTGGTCGAAGAAGCCTACGCCGGCGACATCATCGGTATCCCGAACCACGGCAATATCCAAATCGGCGACAGCTTTTCCGAAGGCGAGCAGCTGGCGTTTACCGGCATTCCGTTTTTCGCGCCGGAATTGTTCCGCAGCGTACGCATTAAAAACCCGCTTAAAATCAAGCAACTGCAAAAAGGCTTGCAGCAGCTTGGCGAAGAAGGCGCGGTGCAGGTATTCAAACCGCAATCGGGCGCGGATTTGATTTTGGGTGCAGTCGGCGTGTTGCAGTTTGAAGTCGTCACCTCACGCTTGGCCGCCGAATACGGCGTAGAAGCCGTGTTCGACAACGCATCGATTTGGTCGGCGCGCTGGGTATCGTGCGACGACAAGAAAAAACTGGCCGAATTTGAAAAAGCCAACGCGGGAAACTTGGCCATCGATGCCGGCGGCAACCTCGCCTACCTCGCACCCAACCGCGTGAATCTTGGCTTGACCCAAGAGCGCTGGCCGGACATTGTGTTCCACGAAACACGCGAACATGCGGTGAATTTGAACGCTTGA
- a CDS encoding sulfite exporter TauE/SafE family protein, with protein METTFYFLIIIGFLAGLMDAAVGGGGLLQILGLFNILPGTPVPTVLGVGKVASFSGTVTATWQYVRKIPVPWKMLLPAAMLAFIASYLGAKSVAFFPTEYMKPIMLVIMIVMCIYTFLKKDLGQIQRTAKLTRKETLWGLFFGALIGFYDGIFGPGTGSLLAFIFVRFYGYDFLTANASGKVINTTTNFAALTFFVPHGHVVWAWAVTLAIANLCGGIIGARLVIRGGTKFLRYGFMCLLVLIIGKFAWDLWV; from the coding sequence ATGGAAACGACGTTTTACTTTTTGATTATTATTGGTTTTTTGGCCGGATTGATGGATGCGGCAGTCGGAGGCGGCGGTCTGCTGCAAATTCTCGGATTGTTTAATATCCTGCCGGGCACGCCGGTGCCGACCGTGTTGGGTGTGGGTAAAGTGGCATCGTTTTCCGGTACAGTCACCGCGACATGGCAATATGTGCGCAAAATTCCCGTGCCGTGGAAAATGCTGTTGCCGGCGGCGATGTTGGCGTTTATCGCTTCGTATTTGGGCGCCAAATCGGTGGCGTTTTTCCCGACCGAATACATGAAGCCGATTATGCTGGTCATCATGATTGTGATGTGTATTTATACTTTTTTGAAGAAAGATTTAGGTCAAATCCAGCGCACCGCCAAACTCACGCGCAAAGAAACCTTATGGGGCTTGTTTTTTGGCGCATTAATCGGTTTTTATGACGGTATTTTCGGGCCGGGTACAGGCAGCCTGTTGGCGTTTATTTTCGTGCGTTTTTACGGCTATGATTTTCTCACTGCTAATGCTTCGGGCAAGGTCATTAACACCACCACCAATTTTGCCGCGCTGACATTTTTTGTGCCGCATGGTCACGTGGTGTGGGCATGGGCAGTTACGTTGGCCATAGCAAATTTGTGCGGCGGCATCATTGGCGCGCGGTTGGTAATACGCGGCGGCACCAAGTTTCTGCGCTATGGTTTTATGTGTTTGCTGGTGTTGATTATCGGCAAATTTGCTTGGGATTTGTGGGTGTAA
- a CDS encoding RNA-guided endonuclease InsQ/TnpB family protein — protein sequence MLILKTFKFELMPNGEQIRKMKQFCGCSRFVFNRALAYQNEQYQQDNSFKFSYTKIANLLPEWKRELDWLKDCHSQVLQQSLKDLESAFKNFFAKRADFPKFKRKGEKDSFRFPQGCKLEQQNNRIYLPKIGWVRYRNSRHVSGSLKNVTVSQKCGKWFVSMQTETEQEIAQPNGGETGIDMGVAKFATLSNGQFFEPINAFKTLKGKLAKLQKQFKHKTKFSKNWQKLKAKISRLHHKISNIRKNYLHQISSAISQNHAIVYVEDLQVANMSKSAKGNAVQHGKNVAAKSSLNRAILDQSWFEFRRQLDYKLLWRGGHLVAVPPQNTSRCCPACGHTAKDNRQTQANFECVQCGYQNNADIVGAINVLKRGQEILAAQK from the coding sequence ATGTTAATACTCAAAACATTCAAATTTGAACTGATGCCAAACGGCGAGCAAATCCGCAAAATGAAACAATTTTGCGGTTGTTCGCGTTTCGTATTCAATCGTGCTTTGGCGTATCAAAACGAACAATATCAACAAGATAATTCGTTCAAATTTAGCTACACCAAAATCGCAAATTTGCTGCCTGAATGGAAACGAGAATTAGACTGGCTAAAAGACTGCCACAGCCAAGTTTTGCAGCAAAGTTTGAAAGACTTGGAAAGCGCATTCAAAAACTTCTTTGCCAAACGCGCAGATTTCCCCAAATTCAAACGCAAAGGCGAAAAAGACAGTTTCCGCTTTCCGCAAGGCTGTAAATTGGAGCAGCAAAATAATCGTATCTATTTGCCCAAAATCGGTTGGGTGCGCTATCGCAACAGCCGACACGTTTCAGGCAGCCTGAAAAACGTAACCGTATCGCAAAAATGCGGTAAATGGTTTGTATCTATGCAAACCGAAACCGAGCAGGAAATCGCGCAGCCAAACGGTGGCGAAACTGGGATTGATATGGGTGTTGCCAAATTTGCAACATTGTCCAATGGTCAGTTTTTTGAGCCAATCAACGCATTCAAAACGTTGAAAGGCAAACTAGCAAAACTGCAAAAACAGTTCAAACACAAAACCAAATTCAGCAAAAACTGGCAGAAACTGAAAGCAAAAATCAGCCGTTTGCACCACAAAATCAGCAATATCCGTAAAAACTACCTGCACCAAATCAGCAGCGCAATCAGCCAAAACCACGCGATTGTGTATGTGGAAGATTTGCAGGTGGCGAATATGTCCAAATCCGCTAAAGGCAACGCCGTGCAGCATGGAAAAAACGTTGCTGCCAAATCAAGCTTAAACCGTGCGATTTTAGACCAGTCTTGGTTTGAGTTTCGCCGTCAGTTGGACTATAAGCTGTTGTGGCGCGGTGGGCATTTGGTGGCTGTTCCGCCACAAAATACCAGTCGTTGTTGCCCAGCTTGCGGACATACTGCCAAAGATAACCGTCAAACACAGGCAAACTTTGAATGTGTGCAATGTGGCTATCAAAACAATGCGGATATTGTGGGTGCAATCAATGTGTTAAAGCGCGGTCAAGAGATTTTGGCAGCGCAAAAGTAA
- a CDS encoding IS5 family transposase: MSSFFKQTVETIVGKDPDRFPLLKIQLIIDWQPIADYLEQQKGRYTRHHGGRPAYSLLSMFKAVLLGQWHSLSDPELEHSLITRIDFYLFCGFDELNTPDHSTLCRYRNWLAQNNLLAELLDLINRQLTDKGLKIQHAKAAVIDATIIQPPGGKQRRAIETDENGVVSENTPSKDQDARWVKKDGKFKLGYKQHTRTDHEGYIEKLHISPANEHECNHFEPLLQDIAEGTKVYADKGYDSKANRALLQQKGLSDGIMRKAHRGHPLTEEDKARNKQLSKTRYVVEQSFGTLHRKFRYHRAAYFGLLKVTAQSHLKAICINLLKAANRLRVSAAA; this comes from the coding sequence ATGAGCAGCTTCTTCAAACAAACCGTCGAAACTATCGTTGGTAAAGACCCCGACCGCTTTCCCTTGCTCAAAATTCAGCTCATTATCGACTGGCAGCCCATTGCCGATTATCTCGAACAACAAAAAGGCCGCTATACCCGTCATCACGGCGGCCGCCCCGCCTATTCATTATTGTCCATGTTTAAAGCCGTCTTACTCGGCCAATGGCACAGCCTGTCCGATCCCGAACTCGAACACAGTCTCATTACCCGTATCGACTTTTATCTCTTCTGCGGTTTTGACGAGCTCAACACCCCCGACCACAGCACACTGTGCCGTTACCGCAACTGGCTGGCACAAAACAATCTACTTGCCGAATTACTGGATTTGATTAACCGCCAATTAACCGACAAAGGCTTAAAAATCCAACATGCCAAAGCAGCCGTTATTGACGCCACCATAATCCAACCACCCGGCGGCAAACAGCGACGGGCGATTGAAACCGATGAAAACGGTGTGGTTTCAGAAAACACTCCCAGCAAAGACCAAGATGCCCGCTGGGTGAAGAAGGACGGTAAGTTCAAACTCGGTTATAAACAACATACTCGTACCGACCATGAAGGCTATATCGAGAAACTGCACATCAGTCCGGCCAACGAACACGAATGCAATCACTTTGAACCGTTGCTGCAAGATATTGCCGAAGGCACCAAGGTTTATGCTGACAAAGGATATGACAGTAAAGCCAATCGAGCCTTACTGCAACAAAAAGGACTTTCAGACGGCATTATGCGTAAGGCGCACCGGGGTCATCCGTTAACTGAAGAAGATAAGGCAAGAAATAAGCAATTGTCGAAAACGCGTTATGTGGTGGAACAGAGCTTTGGTACGCTACACCGTAAATTCCGCTACCACCGTGCGGCTTACTTCGGCTTATTGAAAGTGACTGCGCAAAGTCATTTGAAAGCGATTTGTATCAACCTGCTGAAGGCTGCCAACAGGCTTCGTGTGTCTGCTGCCGCGTGA